Proteins encoded together in one Neobacillus sp. FSL H8-0543 window:
- a CDS encoding branched-chain amino acid ABC transporter permease produces the protein MAKILNKKIIISALILFALAFPYITQNDYYLHVMTLSFIWMIGVYGLNLLAGYTGYLSLAHAGFFAIGAYSLGLLTVKAEMNFWLALPLSLVITAVIGFFVGIISLRTKEHFFAIYTLCVGYIIYLIIDKWDSLTEGVRGLIGIPAPANLGPLSFVTMEAHYYLVLFFLLLVVLIMYRIVHSLSGRSYIAIRNSEDLALTIGISTMKNKLTVFVLSTVFAGLSGALYASFIRFIGPDIGSIAIVFDFLTYLLIGGIGTLSGPIVGTIIIVWLSQQLQFLQDYRMLIFGPVLTVLVIFYPRGIVGAAASWNQKRQAKNAGNRRPLSRTEALPEKQVKEG, from the coding sequence ATGGCAAAGATATTGAACAAAAAGATAATTATTTCAGCTTTAATCCTATTCGCCTTAGCCTTTCCCTATATCACTCAAAATGATTACTACCTACATGTCATGACGCTATCATTTATTTGGATGATTGGTGTCTATGGCTTAAATTTGCTCGCGGGTTATACAGGCTATCTTTCTTTAGCACATGCAGGTTTCTTTGCGATTGGTGCTTATTCATTAGGACTTTTGACTGTTAAAGCAGAAATGAATTTTTGGCTTGCCTTGCCTTTATCCCTAGTGATAACAGCTGTCATCGGTTTCTTTGTTGGTATCATTTCCTTACGGACAAAAGAACACTTTTTTGCCATCTATACTCTTTGTGTAGGTTATATCATTTATCTCATTATTGATAAATGGGACAGCTTAACCGAAGGTGTCCGCGGACTGATTGGAATCCCTGCACCGGCTAATCTAGGTCCGCTTTCCTTTGTAACAATGGAAGCACATTACTATTTAGTGTTATTTTTCTTGCTTTTAGTTGTTTTGATTATGTATCGCATCGTCCACTCTTTATCAGGCAGATCATATATCGCCATTCGCAACAGTGAAGATTTAGCACTGACCATTGGCATCTCAACGATGAAAAATAAACTGACGGTGTTTGTTTTATCAACTGTCTTTGCTGGTCTTTCCGGTGCTTTATATGCCTCGTTTATCCGGTTTATTGGGCCCGATATCGGCTCGATTGCTATTGTTTTTGACTTTTTAACCTATTTACTTATCGGTGGAATTGGTACCTTGAGCGGTCCGATTGTCGGTACAATCATTATTGTTTGGCTCTCACAGCAACTGCAATTCCTGCAGGATTATCGGATGTTAATCTTTGGTCCCGTCCTAACCGTACTTGTCATTTTCTATCCAAGGGGAATTGTCGGTGCTGCAGCAAGCTGGAATCAAAAGCGACAGGCAAAGAATGCTGGGAATAGGCGCCCATTAAGCAGAACAGAAGCACTTCCTGAAAAACAGGTAAAGGAGGGGTAG
- a CDS encoding ABC transporter ATP-binding protein — MIFLETKNLTKRFGGLVAVNNVDFAIEQGKINAIIGPNGAGKSTFFNLISGFHPPSSGQIIFKGQNITKLPPNKIAELGVARTFQTTNLFEQSTVLDNVIVGHRLRTKSNLVDAILRTKRLKTEDERCRDKAMEVIDFVNLKGVAHKLVGSLTQEEKKRTAFALALATDPEIVFLDEPAAGVNPDETEGLAELMKKMVAQGITVCLIEHKMQMIMKLADKIMVLNYGEKIAEGTPEEIRNNETVIKAYLGGSAIA, encoded by the coding sequence ATGATCTTTTTAGAGACGAAGAACTTAACTAAAAGATTTGGCGGTTTAGTTGCAGTCAACAATGTTGATTTTGCGATTGAGCAAGGGAAAATCAATGCCATTATCGGCCCAAATGGTGCGGGAAAATCAACCTTTTTCAATCTAATTAGCGGGTTTCATCCCCCTAGTTCAGGGCAGATCATTTTTAAGGGACAAAATATTACAAAGTTACCCCCTAATAAAATCGCTGAACTAGGAGTAGCCCGCACCTTTCAAACGACAAATCTATTTGAGCAATCTACTGTCTTGGACAATGTCATTGTCGGCCATCGACTGCGGACCAAATCTAATTTGGTTGATGCGATTCTTAGGACAAAAAGGCTTAAGACGGAAGATGAGCGCTGTCGAGATAAGGCAATGGAGGTAATTGATTTTGTTAATCTAAAAGGAGTAGCTCATAAACTTGTCGGCAGTTTAACTCAGGAAGAGAAGAAGCGCACGGCTTTTGCTCTTGCCCTTGCAACCGACCCGGAAATTGTTTTTCTGGATGAACCAGCAGCTGGAGTCAATCCGGATGAGACAGAAGGCCTTGCTGAATTAATGAAAAAGATGGTAGCTCAAGGTATTACGGTTTGTTTAATTGAGCACAAAATGCAAATGATTATGAAGCTTGCAGATAAAATTATGGTTCTAAACTACGGTGAAAAGATTGCAGAAGGTACTCCTGAAGAAATTCGAAACAACGAAACAGTCATTAAGGCGTATTTGGGGGGAAGTGCCATTGCTTAA
- a CDS encoding ABC transporter ATP-binding protein codes for MLNLNNVSVKYGNFTAIHGINIEVKQGEIVVLLGSNGAGKSTTFRAISGLSKPSEGEILFDGKSIKKRSADQIVKLGIGQCPEGRKLFSAMSVQENLKMGAYVHRRKKDEIKHSMEHVYELFPILNDKKNDAAGSLSGGQQQMLAIGRALMSKPRLMLLDEPSVGLAPLIVEQMFEVIQKINKEGTTILLAEQNANAALKIADKGYVFENGSIVLQGTSAELFANDEVRKAYIGA; via the coding sequence TTGCTTAATCTAAATAATGTTTCTGTCAAATATGGGAACTTTACAGCCATTCACGGTATTAATATCGAGGTGAAACAAGGGGAAATTGTCGTTTTGCTAGGATCAAATGGTGCTGGGAAAAGTACGACCTTTCGCGCAATTAGCGGGTTAAGTAAGCCTTCGGAAGGAGAAATCTTATTTGATGGAAAGTCGATAAAAAAACGTTCTGCAGATCAAATTGTTAAATTAGGAATTGGGCAATGCCCAGAAGGACGTAAGCTTTTCTCAGCTATGTCAGTACAGGAAAATTTGAAAATGGGTGCCTATGTTCATCGCCGAAAGAAGGATGAGATCAAACATTCGATGGAACACGTCTATGAGCTTTTTCCAATTCTAAATGATAAAAAGAACGATGCAGCCGGCTCATTAAGCGGCGGTCAGCAACAAATGCTAGCCATTGGTAGGGCCTTAATGTCGAAACCAAGGCTGATGCTTCTCGATGAACCTTCTGTTGGTCTCGCCCCGTTAATTGTCGAGCAGATGTTTGAAGTCATCCAGAAAATTAATAAAGAGGGAACGACCATCCTGTTGGCAGAGCAAAATGCGAATGCTGCATTAAAAATTGCCGATAAAGGCTATGTTTTTGAAAATGGATCGATTGTCCTTCAAGGGACCTCCGCTGAGTTATTTGCAAACGATGAGGTACGAAAGGCATACATCGGTGCGTAA
- a CDS encoding ABC transporter substrate-binding protein, with amino-acid sequence MNKMKWFLMFGVIFVLIFSLAACNGSTTPSNTSDKEDKGKDDEKTEEVGTVNIGYTGPLSGPAAFYGERTLNGVKMAADEVNEAGGFEVNGKKYKLNVVSLDDKYLPNEAGANAKRLVQENKPPIIFTPHSGGIFALQVFNQMDKFIIGAYSSEPKIIEVGNKLTVRIPPGYDGYLAPFTKYAMEKHGKNIAFLPTASQYGKDWAENLKPHWEKAGGKVVYDEAIDFSKETDFFTILTNALKKKPDVLFIGGASEPTAKVAKQARELGFKGGFIVMDQAKFDEMKAVTGTYDLLNGSIGVMPLVHSPEAAIPAFVDKYKAKYGENPGSEAGLNYIGMHVFVEAMKAAGSVDDAEKIRASMQAGMENLPDDKKIYIVEKISDSGAFEFDLSVAAVEDGKIVPIKVD; translated from the coding sequence ATGAATAAAATGAAGTGGTTTTTAATGTTTGGTGTTATTTTCGTATTGATTTTCAGCTTGGCTGCCTGCAATGGTTCAACAACGCCTTCTAATACATCTGATAAAGAGGATAAAGGGAAAGATGATGAAAAGACGGAAGAGGTTGGCACAGTAAACATTGGATATACAGGTCCATTAAGCGGACCAGCTGCGTTTTATGGAGAAAGGACATTAAATGGGGTAAAAATGGCCGCTGATGAAGTAAATGAAGCAGGCGGGTTTGAAGTGAATGGTAAAAAGTATAAATTGAATGTCGTATCCTTAGATGATAAATACTTGCCAAATGAGGCTGGTGCGAACGCAAAGAGACTAGTCCAGGAAAATAAGCCGCCGATTATCTTTACTCCTCATAGTGGCGGAATCTTTGCGCTGCAAGTTTTTAATCAAATGGATAAATTTATCATTGGTGCCTATTCAAGTGAACCGAAAATCATTGAGGTTGGAAACAAATTAACCGTCCGAATTCCTCCGGGCTATGATGGTTATTTAGCGCCATTCACAAAATATGCAATGGAGAAGCATGGAAAAAATATTGCCTTCCTTCCAACGGCCTCGCAATATGGTAAAGATTGGGCCGAGAATTTAAAGCCACATTGGGAAAAAGCTGGCGGTAAGGTTGTCTATGATGAAGCCATTGACTTTTCAAAGGAAACTGATTTCTTCACGATATTAACAAATGCCTTAAAAAAGAAGCCAGATGTTTTATTTATTGGCGGTGCCTCTGAGCCTACAGCAAAAGTAGCAAAACAAGCGCGAGAGCTTGGGTTTAAAGGCGGGTTCATCGTCATGGATCAGGCGAAGTTCGATGAAATGAAGGCAGTCACGGGCACGTATGACTTACTTAATGGATCGATTGGTGTTATGCCGCTTGTCCATTCACCAGAGGCAGCCATCCCTGCCTTTGTAGACAAATACAAAGCGAAATATGGTGAAAATCCTGGATCAGAAGCGGGTTTAAATTATATTGGTATGCATGTGTTTGTTGAAGCAATGAAGGCGGCGGGTTCAGTTGATGATGCCGAAAAAATCCGTGCCAGCATGCAAGCTGGCATGGAAAATTTGCCAGACGATAAAAAAATCTATATCGTTGAAAAAATTAGTGATTCAGGTGCATTTGAATTTGATTTATCCGTTGCTGCTGTTGAAGATGGCAAGATTGTACCAATAAAAGTAGATTAA
- a CDS encoding aldehyde dehydrogenase family protein: MTVKVDVQMFPLFINGKWEPASSQETFDVYNPADGKLVAKVAKGTVADVDRAVQAARDAFDKSDWKDMNPKDRANVLYAISYQIAEHAEELAYLEAISSGGTVRRIGQSDILQMVDLFQTLANFTRGYPFSETLPVPPFPGPAHNFIWREPIGVCAAITPWNLPMVIATWKIAPALAMGNTVVIKPASYTPLSTLRLAELISNVVPPGVINVVTGPGAEIGEALVRHPKVDKVAFTGSTEVGRRIMGLAADTIKKTTLELGGKSPNIILEDADLNIALPGSLFGVFLHSGQLCESGTRLFVPDKLHDQVVAGLVALASKLKLGNPLDPATDVGPIISKKQKESVLSYIEAGKLEGATLVCGGKEVKVPGCEEGHYIEPTIFTNVTNDMKIAQEEIFGPVLSVIRYSDVDEAIRMANDTIYGLAAGIWTRDVNKAYDVARKLQAGVVWINDWHMLRSDAPFGGYKQSGIGREMGKQSLDAYTQTKHVHTSMSPELERKNWYGILFGQN; encoded by the coding sequence ATGACAGTAAAAGTTGATGTCCAAATGTTTCCACTCTTTATAAATGGGAAGTGGGAGCCTGCAAGTAGTCAAGAGACCTTCGATGTCTATAACCCAGCAGATGGAAAGCTAGTGGCAAAAGTGGCAAAAGGAACGGTGGCAGATGTTGACCGTGCCGTACAAGCAGCAAGAGATGCTTTTGATAAATCCGATTGGAAAGATATGAATCCAAAAGACCGTGCCAACGTACTTTATGCTATTTCCTATCAAATCGCAGAGCATGCGGAGGAACTAGCCTACCTGGAAGCGATTAGTTCAGGCGGAACCGTACGCCGAATTGGTCAAAGTGATATTTTACAAATGGTTGACCTGTTTCAAACTCTAGCAAACTTCACCCGAGGCTATCCCTTCTCTGAAACTTTGCCTGTCCCGCCCTTCCCAGGACCCGCACACAACTTTATCTGGCGAGAACCAATCGGGGTTTGTGCAGCGATTACCCCATGGAATTTGCCAATGGTTATCGCTACTTGGAAAATTGCTCCAGCGCTAGCGATGGGAAATACTGTCGTGATCAAGCCTGCCAGCTATACCCCATTATCAACTCTTAGATTAGCTGAGTTAATTTCAAATGTTGTTCCTCCAGGAGTCATTAACGTTGTCACAGGTCCTGGGGCTGAAATTGGCGAAGCGCTTGTCCGCCATCCGAAGGTTGATAAGGTAGCCTTCACAGGATCAACCGAGGTGGGTCGAAGAATTATGGGACTTGCTGCAGATACAATTAAAAAGACCACATTAGAGCTTGGTGGAAAGTCACCAAACATAATTTTAGAGGATGCCGACCTCAACATTGCTCTTCCTGGCAGTCTATTTGGAGTGTTCTTACATTCAGGCCAACTATGTGAGTCAGGGACTCGTTTATTTGTTCCAGATAAGTTGCATGATCAAGTGGTTGCTGGTCTCGTGGCACTTGCAAGTAAGCTTAAGCTAGGTAATCCACTAGACCCTGCTACAGATGTGGGACCTATCATTTCAAAAAAACAAAAGGAATCGGTTCTTTCTTATATTGAAGCAGGAAAGCTAGAAGGGGCAACACTTGTATGTGGTGGAAAGGAAGTAAAGGTACCAGGTTGTGAGGAGGGACATTATATTGAACCAACGATTTTCACAAATGTCACGAATGATATGAAAATTGCTCAAGAGGAGATTTTTGGTCCAGTGCTTTCTGTGATTCGCTATTCTGATGTGGATGAAGCGATTCGGATGGCGAATGACACAATTTATGGATTAGCTGCTGGTATTTGGACCCGTGATGTGAATAAAGCCTATGATGTGGCTAGAAAGCTTCAAGCAGGTGTTGTCTGGATTAACGATTGGCATATGCTCAGAAGTGACGCACCATTTGGCGGTTATAAGCAAAGTGGAATCGGCAGAGAAATGGGCAAGCAATCACTTGATGCCTATACTCAAACAAAGCATGTTCATACATCCATGTCCCCAGAGTTGGAAAGAAAAAACTGGTATGGAATTCTATTTGGCCAAAACTAA
- a CDS encoding iron-containing alcohol dehydrogenase: MKTSLSQFMLRTGIYSGSNSRAMVPSLFAGLGAKRIVLLSDRGLEKAGVVEKVAEIFNLTGHGSGPQLVGQYLDIAQDAESKSINDAVRYVKEVGGDALLAVGGGSVLDTVKGVKYALHKGLTDIKEAIPGGLLYEQFPQATYMSIPHIAIPTTAGTGSEVSPICVVFNEDIQMKTNIINPFISPDMAVLDPDLTVGLPPVITAFTGFDALTHAIEALASPTATALTDAHALHAIRLIEKNLPIAVAEGSNLDARMDLLQASLMGITAFSFALNAIPVHNLAHAYGALFRIPHGLANAVFLPVVMEMVPMLYLPKAAELASAMDVDVKGDTAEVALVKVVEKIRLLQHNVGLPTDFKEYNITEEDLKRVIPAVMKDPAALNFPMPVELIVAIGQRVVPVGVK; the protein is encoded by the coding sequence ATGAAAACTTCCTTATCACAGTTTATGCTTCGCACAGGGATTTACAGTGGATCCAACTCACGCGCGATGGTACCAAGCTTATTTGCTGGTCTTGGTGCTAAGAGAATTGTCCTTTTGAGTGACAGAGGCTTAGAAAAAGCAGGAGTCGTCGAAAAGGTTGCCGAAATATTTAATTTAACCGGACATGGAAGCGGTCCTCAGCTTGTTGGGCAATATCTGGATATTGCTCAGGATGCGGAGAGCAAGAGTATTAATGATGCCGTACGCTATGTAAAGGAAGTTGGCGGCGATGCCCTTTTGGCTGTCGGAGGCGGAAGCGTCCTTGATACCGTTAAAGGTGTTAAGTATGCTCTCCACAAGGGTTTAACGGATATAAAAGAAGCAATCCCTGGCGGACTTTTATACGAACAGTTCCCGCAGGCAACCTATATGTCAATTCCACATATTGCAATTCCAACTACTGCTGGAACGGGGTCTGAAGTATCGCCAATTTGTGTAGTTTTTAATGAAGATATTCAAATGAAGACAAATATCATCAACCCCTTTATTAGTCCCGATATGGCGGTACTTGACCCTGACTTAACCGTAGGGCTGCCACCGGTGATTACGGCTTTTACAGGGTTTGATGCATTAACACATGCAATTGAAGCACTAGCGTCGCCGACCGCAACGGCTCTTACCGATGCACATGCCTTACATGCCATTCGTTTGATTGAGAAAAATCTTCCTATCGCAGTTGCTGAAGGCTCCAATTTGGATGCAAGAATGGACTTGCTCCAAGCAAGCCTAATGGGAATCACCGCGTTTAGCTTTGCATTAAACGCGATTCCAGTTCACAATTTGGCACATGCATATGGTGCGTTGTTCCGAATTCCGCATGGCTTAGCAAATGCTGTCTTCCTGCCAGTAGTTATGGAGATGGTGCCGATGCTTTATCTTCCTAAGGCAGCTGAGCTTGCATCTGCTATGGATGTCGATGTGAAGGGTGATACAGCAGAAGTGGCATTGGTAAAAGTGGTTGAGAAAATTCGATTGCTTCAGCATAATGTTGGCCTACCGACTGATTTCAAGGAGTACAATATTACTGAAGAAGATCTTAAACGGGTGATTCCAGCGGTTATGAAGGACCCAGCCGCCTTGAACTTCCCAATGCCAGTAGAGCTAATCGTAGCCATTGGCCAAAGAGTAGTTCCTGTCGGAGTAAAATAG
- a CDS encoding acyl-CoA dehydrogenase family protein: MMDFSFSEEQELLRKTVRQFVDKEIMSFIREWDEKQHFERSILTRLAELGLMGVCIPEQYGGSGMDYNALAIVCEELERGDTAFRTAVSVHTGLNSMTLLQWGNEQQKQKYLIPQAKGEKVGAFGLTEPNAGSDVAAMQTTAVKKDDYYILNGSKTWISLCDEADNFLVFAYTDKDKKHHGISAFIVERQWDGFSSKAIKGKLGIRAGNTGQLFFDNVKIPKENLVGQEGEGFKIAMSALDNGRFTVAAGACGTIMASLEASVKYCQERSTFGKEIGRHQLVQQMIAKMEAGLQQARLLVYRSGWLKNQGKRNTRETSLAKWCACDYAYEAANDAVQIHGSYGFSNEYPVERYLRNAKAPVIYEGTREIHTIMQAEYVLGYREDKTLTNTLPAWPYEETMETVK; the protein is encoded by the coding sequence ATGATGGATTTTTCTTTTTCAGAAGAGCAGGAATTACTAAGAAAAACGGTTAGGCAATTTGTTGATAAAGAGATTATGTCGTTTATTCGTGAGTGGGATGAAAAACAGCATTTTGAACGGAGTATTTTAACTAGATTAGCAGAACTTGGCTTGATGGGGGTATGTATACCTGAGCAATACGGTGGCAGTGGAATGGATTATAATGCGTTAGCAATCGTCTGTGAAGAATTGGAGCGGGGAGACACAGCCTTTAGGACAGCGGTGTCGGTTCACACCGGACTCAACAGTATGACACTACTCCAATGGGGCAACGAGCAGCAAAAACAAAAATACCTGATTCCACAAGCAAAAGGTGAAAAGGTGGGAGCCTTTGGACTAACCGAACCGAACGCAGGCTCAGATGTTGCGGCCATGCAAACAACTGCGGTTAAAAAAGATGACTACTACATATTAAATGGCTCTAAAACATGGATCTCCCTTTGTGACGAGGCAGATAACTTTCTCGTATTTGCATACACAGATAAGGATAAAAAACATCATGGCATTTCCGCTTTCATTGTTGAAAGACAGTGGGATGGTTTTTCCTCAAAAGCGATTAAAGGAAAATTAGGCATTCGCGCAGGGAACACAGGGCAATTATTTTTCGACAATGTCAAGATTCCAAAAGAAAACCTGGTTGGTCAAGAAGGCGAAGGCTTCAAAATCGCGATGTCTGCTCTAGATAATGGCAGGTTCACGGTTGCTGCCGGTGCCTGTGGAACAATCATGGCAAGTTTAGAGGCAAGCGTAAAATATTGTCAGGAAAGAAGTACCTTTGGCAAAGAAATCGGCAGACACCAACTGGTACAGCAAATGATTGCAAAAATGGAAGCAGGCCTGCAACAGGCACGATTGCTTGTTTATCGATCAGGCTGGCTAAAAAATCAAGGCAAGCGTAACACCCGTGAAACATCCTTAGCAAAATGGTGTGCCTGTGATTATGCCTATGAGGCCGCAAATGATGCTGTTCAGATTCACGGTTCGTATGGTTTTTCCAATGAGTATCCCGTCGAGCGTTATTTAAGAAATGCAAAGGCACCGGTCATTTATGAGGGAACCCGTGAAATACACACGATCATGCAAGCAGAATATGTCCTAGGCTATCGAGAAGACAAAACGTTAACCAATACACTGCCAGCCTGGCCATATGAGGAAACAATGGAAACGGTTAAATAA
- a CDS encoding manganese-dependent inorganic pyrophosphatase, which produces MEKVLIFGHKNPDTDTICSAIAYADLKKQLGMDVEPIRLGQINGETQYALDHFHVEVPRLVEAVAAEVQSVILVDHNERQQSANDITNVRVLEVIDHHRIANFETSDPLYYRCEPVGCTATILNKMYKENGKEIPNEIAGLMLSAIISDSLLFKSPTCTPEDVAAARELAEIAGVDAESYGLEMLKAGADLSDKTVEDLISLDAKEFEMGTSKVEIAQVNAVDTTEVLAFQADLEATISKVIEEKNLDLFLFVVTDILTNDSVGLALGSKAYAVEKAYNVTLENNIATLKGVVSRKKQIVPVLTDIFNKGV; this is translated from the coding sequence ATGGAAAAAGTACTTATTTTTGGCCACAAAAACCCTGATACAGATACAATTTGTTCAGCTATTGCATATGCAGATTTAAAAAAGCAACTTGGAATGGATGTAGAACCGATTCGTCTAGGACAAATTAATGGTGAGACGCAATATGCCCTTGACCATTTTCACGTAGAGGTTCCACGCTTAGTTGAAGCAGTTGCTGCAGAGGTACAATCTGTCATTTTAGTCGACCACAATGAACGTCAACAAAGTGCAAATGATATCACGAATGTTCGTGTGTTGGAAGTCATTGACCACCACCGAATCGCTAATTTTGAAACAAGCGATCCATTATATTACCGTTGCGAGCCAGTTGGCTGCACCGCAACTATTTTAAATAAAATGTATAAAGAGAATGGCAAGGAAATTCCAAATGAAATTGCCGGATTAATGCTATCTGCAATCATTTCAGACTCTTTATTATTTAAGTCCCCAACTTGTACGCCTGAAGATGTGGCTGCAGCACGTGAATTAGCAGAAATCGCTGGTGTTGATGCCGAGAGCTATGGTTTAGAAATGCTGAAGGCTGGCGCTGATTTAAGTGACAAAACAGTGGAGGATTTAATTTCTCTTGATGCCAAAGAATTTGAAATGGGTACAAGTAAAGTGGAAATTGCACAGGTGAATGCAGTTGATACTACTGAAGTTCTAGCTTTTCAAGCAGACTTGGAAGCAACAATTTCAAAGGTAATAGAAGAAAAGAATTTAGATCTTTTCTTGTTTGTAGTGACGGATATCCTTACAAACGATTCGGTCGGATTAGCTTTAGGAAGCAAAGCATATGCAGTAGAGAAAGCTTACAATGTTACCCTTGAAAATAACATAGCAACATTAAAGGGTGTAGTTTCCCGTAAAAAACAAATCGTTCCAGTGTTAACTGATATTTTTAACAAAGGTGTATAG
- a CDS encoding MerR family transcriptional regulator, with the protein MYRIGELATLMNVSKRKIDYYTQIGLLHPARTDSNYRLYGEECVQTLELVEHYKNLNMPLEEIKTSIELINCDQLIDNQKLEKHCEQIGTILQHLKEEINVMEPMLQKLDNNQKEMLLTKLSTQSQTLALTLLQLMG; encoded by the coding sequence TTGTATAGAATTGGTGAGTTAGCAACTTTAATGAATGTTTCTAAAAGAAAGATTGATTATTACACCCAAATTGGCTTATTACACCCTGCTCGAACCGATTCTAATTACCGATTATACGGGGAAGAATGTGTTCAGACGTTGGAATTAGTTGAACACTATAAAAATCTTAATATGCCATTAGAGGAAATTAAAACATCCATTGAATTAATAAATTGTGATCAGTTGATAGATAATCAGAAGCTAGAGAAACATTGTGAACAAATTGGAACCATCCTGCAGCACCTAAAAGAGGAAATAAATGTGATGGAACCGATGCTTCAAAAATTAGATAATAACCAAAAAGAAATGCTGCTTACTAAACTTTCCACACAAAGCCAGACATTAGCCCTGACACTACTACAATTAATGGGCTAA
- a CDS encoding hemolysin family protein, producing the protein MILTNLILIAMLIAFTAFFVSYEFAIVKVRGTRIDQLVAEGNKNAIAAKTIITNLDEYLSACQLGITVTALGLGWLGEPTVERLLHPLFNQISMPESAASILSFIIAFSSVTFIHVVVGELAPKTVAIQKAEAVTLLMARPMIIFYKIMYPFIKVLNGSARGLVGIFGIKPASEHENAHSEEELQLIISESYKSGEINQSEYKYVNKIFEFDDRLAKEIMVPRTEIVAFDQSLTLQECLEIVKQENYTRYPVIDGEKDNIVGMLNMKEVLTEYISGKSLDTSISEYVRPVIQVIESIAIHDLLVKMQKDRVHMAILMDEYGGTAGLVTVEDILEEIVGEIRDEFDADEVPEINKINENKTVVDGKVLIDEINDLFGLDIDESEMDTIGGWILSEKMDVVEGDSVQYGNYEFKVLEIDGYHIKLLQIVNLMKQESFAS; encoded by the coding sequence TTGATACTAACTAACTTGATCTTAATAGCAATGTTAATTGCCTTTACGGCATTTTTCGTATCCTACGAGTTTGCTATTGTAAAAGTCCGCGGCACGCGTATTGACCAGCTTGTTGCCGAGGGAAACAAAAACGCTATTGCAGCGAAAACAATCATCACAAATCTTGATGAATACTTATCAGCCTGTCAATTAGGTATTACCGTTACCGCATTAGGCTTAGGTTGGTTGGGTGAACCAACGGTTGAACGATTACTTCACCCATTATTCAATCAAATAAGTATGCCTGAGTCAGCTGCAAGTATTTTATCGTTTATTATTGCCTTTTCTTCGGTAACCTTTATTCACGTTGTTGTCGGGGAATTAGCTCCAAAAACTGTTGCCATTCAAAAAGCAGAAGCTGTTACGTTACTTATGGCAAGACCAATGATTATTTTTTACAAAATTATGTATCCCTTTATTAAGGTTTTAAACGGCTCAGCACGTGGGTTAGTAGGGATTTTTGGAATAAAGCCTGCTTCAGAACACGAAAACGCTCATTCAGAAGAAGAACTGCAATTAATCATATCCGAAAGCTATAAAAGTGGAGAAATTAATCAGTCTGAATATAAATATGTGAACAAAATATTTGAATTTGACGATCGCCTTGCAAAAGAAATTATGGTACCTCGGACAGAAATCGTTGCCTTTGATCAATCACTAACCCTTCAAGAATGTTTAGAAATTGTGAAACAAGAAAATTACACGAGATACCCGGTGATTGATGGTGAAAAGGATAACATTGTCGGTATGCTGAATATGAAAGAGGTATTAACGGAATACATCAGTGGTAAAAGTCTTGATACTTCCATTAGCGAATATGTCCGCCCGGTCATTCAGGTAATTGAATCAATTGCGATTCACGACTTATTAGTAAAAATGCAAAAGGATCGCGTTCATATGGCAATCTTAATGGATGAATACGGCGGTACAGCCGGATTAGTTACCGTAGAAGACATTCTTGAAGAGATTGTTGGGGAAATTCGGGATGAATTTGATGCAGATGAAGTACCTGAAATTAATAAAATTAATGAAAATAAAACCGTCGTCGATGGTAAGGTTCTCATTGATGAAATAAACGATCTTTTTGGCTTAGATATCGATGAATCCGAGATGGATACCATTGGTGGATGGATTTTATCAGAAAAAATGGATGTAGTCGAAGGTGATAGCGTTCAATATGGTAATTATGAATTTAAAGTACTTGAAATTGATGGCTATCATATTAAGCTTTTACAGATTGTAAACTTAATGAAACAGGAGTCCTTTGCCTCCTAA